The Thermasporomyces composti region TGACCCTGGAGAACCCGATTCGAGCCATCCGGGAGATCTCCCACGACATCACCGGCCGGCGCAAGGTGCGGCTGGCCAACGGTCGCGAGGCGAGCGCGCTGGAGATCCAGGAGGAGTACTTCACCAAGGCCCGCGACTTCGTCGAGCGCCGGGATCTCGCCACCCCGACCGTCACCCGGGTGTTGGACTTGTGGGAGCGAACCCTCAAGGCGGTCGACTCCGGCGACCTGTCTTTGGTGGAACGAGAGATCGACTGGGTGATCAAGTACCGGCTGCTGTCGCGCTACCGCGAGAAGCATGGTCTGTCGCTCAACAACCCTCGGCTGGCCCAGCTCGACCTCGCCTACCACGACATTCACCGGGACCGGGGTCTGTACTACCTCCTCGAGCGTCGTGGCGCGGTGACCAGGCTGACGAGCGACCTGGAGGTCTTCGAGGCCAAGTCGGTCCCACCGCAGACCACACGGGCCCGCCTGCGGGGCGAGTTCATCAAGCGTGCCCAGGAGCGCCGGCGGGATTTCACCGTCGACTGGGTCCACCTGAAGCTGAACGACCAGGCACAGCGCACTGTCTTGTGCAAGGACCCGTTCCGCAGCGTGGACGAACGGGTCGAAAAGCTCATCCAGAGCATGTGAGGCCGCCGGGCCCCTCGTCCTGGTCGCGTCGTCGGGCGTGTCCATCGGGACCTCGGACGGTCCGGCCGGGCGACACCCCTGGGGCATTCAGCGCCGTCTCAGCTTGGGGGTCTAGGGTCGTGGCTTGCCCTGCGTGGCGCTTGTCCACCTGTCCGTCGATCGCTGCGAGGTGCGCTCGTGCGTCGTCTGCTTGCCCTCCTCTTCAGCTCCCTCGTCCTCGTCGTGGCAGCTGGCTGCGGCTCCTCGTCCGATTCATCTGATTCGTCCGGTTCGCCCAAGCCGAAGACGGCGAGCCTCGACTCGGTGAAGGTCACCGGCGCACCAGACGAGAAGCCGAAGGTCGGCTTCCAGAAACCGTTCTCGGTGACCACGACGCAGTCCAAAGTGCTGCGGGACGGCGACGGTCCCACGCTCAAGGAGGGTCAGCAGATCGTCGTCGACTACGTCGGCATCAACGGGCGCGACCAGTCCGAGTTCGACTCCTCCTGGCAGCGCGGAGAACCGGCGGCGTTCAGCCTCAAGCGTGGCCAGCTCATCGACGGCTTCGTCACCGGCCTGGTCGGCAAGTCGGTGGGTGACCGCGTCCTCCTGGCCATCCCTCCCGAGGACGGCTACGGCGAGCAAGGAAACCCACAGGCCGGGATCGAGGGCACCGACACCCTGCTGTTCGTCATCGACGTCCGTGACGCCTACACGCCCCTGTCCAAGGCCGAGGGCGAGCAGGTGACGCCCCCGGAGGGCCTGCCCACCGTCGACGTGGACGAGAAGGGCATCCCGTCGTCGGTGAAGGTGCCGAAGACCGACGCACCCAAGGAACTCGTGGCCGCCCCGCTGATCCGTGGTGAGGGTGCGAAGGTGACGGCCGACTCGACGGTCACGCTCCACTACACCGCCGTCAACTGGCGTACCGGCAAGGAGTTCGACTCCACCTGGAAGCGCGGCGCCTTCATCACCCTGCCCTTGCGGCAGACGCCGGTGAAGGGTCTGAGCGAAGGACTGGTCGACCAGACCGTGGGCTCGCGTGTGCTGCTGGTCCTTCCACCCGACAAAGGGCTGGGCCAGGACATCCCCGAGGCGGACCTGAAGAAGACCGACACCCTGGTCTTCGTCGTCGACATCCTCCACGCCCGGCAAGCCGACGCCGGCTAGGACGCCGACGGAGGTCGTGCGACCAGGTGGCCGCCAGGGGGCCGAGCGAGCGGCTGGACGTCCGGCGGCCCTCACCGCCGCGTCGTCTCTCCGTCGCCGCCGGGACGGCCGAGGCGTCCCATGACGCGATGTCGCGGGCACGTCGCGTCGGACAGATTTTGTCGCCGACGACGCCAGCGGCTGCGCTACGGTCACCGAGGTGGTCGCTACCGTGGTCGGGGACCGACCAAGCCAGGAGGGGGGTGAGCCACGGTGACGCCCCGCAAGTCCGAGCGGCTCATGAACCTCGTCATCTGCTTGCTCGTGTCCCGACACTTCGTCCCCAAGGCCAAGCTCCGCCAGCTCGTGGAGGACTACCGCGAGCTGTCCACCGAGGCGTTCGAGAAGATGTTCGAACGCGACAAGGAGGAGCTGCGGGATCTCGGCATCCCCATCGAGGTCGGGCCGGTGTCGTCGAGCTTCGACGACGAGGTCGGTTACCGGATCCGGCGCAGCGAGTTCGAGCTGCCGCCGCTGCGGTTCACCGCCGAGGAGGCGGCCGTGCTCGGTCTGGCGGCCCGCGTCTGGCAGCACGCGAGCCTCGCCGAGGCAACGTCCCACGCCGTCCTCAAGCTCGCCGCTGACGGCGCCGACATCGACACCACCTCGCTGTCGGTCCTCGAACCCCGCCTCCCCGCCGGTGAGCCGGCGTTCGAGCCGCTGTGGCGCGCGGTGCGCACGAGAACCGTCGTCACGTTCCACTACCGTCGCCCAGGCGCCAGCGGTCCGCAGCCTCGCACCCTCGAGCCGTGGGGCATCCTCAACTGGCGGGGCCGCTGGTACGTCGTCGGCCACGATCGCGACCGTCAGGCGACTCGCATGTTCCGACTGTCGCGGATCGTTGGGCCGGCCCGGCTGATCGGCCGGCCCAACGCGTTCGTCGTTCCCGAGGGCGTGGACATCCGGGCCGAGGCAGCCCGACTCTCGCTGCCGGAGGAGCAGCGTCGTCTCGCCCGGATCCGCGTGCGGGCCGGGGCCTGCTACAGCCTGCGACGGCGAGCGCAGTCGGTGACCTCGGATGGACCCGACTGGGACATCGTCGAGGTGCCCTTCCACGACACCGTCGCCCTCGTCGAGGAGGTCGCCGGGTACGCCGCCGACGCCGTGGCGCTGGACCCGCCCGACGTCCGGGAGAGTGTCATCCAGCATCTGAAGGGCCTCCTGGTGGAGGCGGCACCGTGACCCCCCGTCAGTCCACCGGAGGAGCCAAAGCGCAAGTCCGTCGGCTCCTGGCGCTGCTGCCGTACCTGCTGGCCCACCCAGGTGCCCGGGTGGCCGACGTGGCGCGTGTCTTCGGAATCAGCGAGAAGCAGCTCGTCGCCGACCTCGGTGTGCTGTGGTTCTGTGGTCTGCCCGGCATGATGCCCGGCGACTACATCGAGGTCGACATGGACGCCGTGCACGGCGAAGGTGTCATCCACGTGTCCAACGCGGACTACCTCGCCCGCCCTCTCCGGCTGTCCGCCGACGAGGCGCTCGGGCTGCTCGTCGCGCTCCGCGTCCTCCGCGAGATGGGCCGCGAGAGTGAGCGGGAGCTGGTCGACCGCGTGATCGCTCGACTGGAGGAGGCGGTCGGTCACGGCGACAACGCCGTCGACAAGGTGGCGGTCCGCCTCGACAGCGTGGAGGACCCGGCGATCCGCACCGCCGTTCGCGACGCGCTCGACCAGAAACGTCGCCTTCACTTGCGCTACTGGGTTCCAGCCCGGGACGAGACCACCGAACGGGACGTCGACCCGATGCGCCTCGTCTTGGCCGACGGGTGGACCTACCTGGAGGGGTGGTGCCACAAGGCCAAGGACGTCCGGCTGTTCCGCCTCGACCGGATGGTCGAGGCCCGCGTACTCGACGAGCCGGCGAGCCCACCGCCGGACGCGCGACCTCGGGACCTGTCACATGGGGCATTCCAGCCATCGGCGGCCACCGCGATGGCGACACTGGAGCTGGATCCCTCGGCGGCGTGGGTCGCTGAGTACTACCCGTGCGAGGAGGTCACCGAGGCGGCCGATGGGTCGTTACGGGTCCGACTCCGAGTCGCGGATCCCCGTTGGCTTCGACGCCTCGCGCTGCGGCTGGGCGGCTCGGCCAGGATCGTCGAGCCGGCCGAGCTGGCGGACGCGGTCCGGGCGGACGCGGCCCGAGCGCTCGAGGCGTACGGGTCGGTGTGACAGGCGGAGCTGCCGCACCCACCTGGTCCAGCCTCGCCGGTCCTGGTGACCGTCGGACCCGCCAAGGTCACAAGTCGTCAGCGACCACCGAACGACGCTAGGGTTGCCGCGTGAGGTGGCTGCTCCTCTTCGGCGGGATCTTCCTTTTCGCCATCCTTTGGTTTGGCTATCTGGGGTGGTGGTTGTGGCAGAAGGTCACGGCACTCGCGGCCACCGCGGCCGAGCTTGAACGCGTGCTTGCCAGCGCCCCCTCCGCCCGCCAAGATGTCGGATCCAACGGCCATGCAGCCAAGCACCGCTTCGATGGTCGCGGGCCGCATCGCCGCCCGGCCGGGGCCGGTCAGCGCGGATGAGCCCTGGTCCGGGGCCGACGGGCGAGCCAGGGCGTACCATCAACCGAGAACCGTCGACGAGAGGCCGACAATGCCGAACCTTGGACCCACCGAGCTCATCATCATCGGAGTCGTTCTCGTACTGCTCTTCGGTGCGACCCGGCTGCCCCAGACCGCCAAGGGGCTCGGTCAGGCATTGAAGATCTTCAAGAAGGAGATTCGCGACGACGACGAGCCGAAGGCGACCGCGCCGGCCGTCGAGCCGCAGCCGATCAACCAGGCTGGTACGGCGACCAGCACACAGCAGACCCAAGCGCAGTCGGTCAACGACTCTCAGTAACCGCGGCGCCAGGCACGACCGCGCTGCGCCGTCTGCCGCTTTCCTCCGCTGAGGTGCACCGGGCCAACCTGGGGGTGTCGTGAGCCTTTCTCTCCCGCGCCTGCGCGTGGGTCGTAGCCGCAAGCCGCCACCCGACCCCGAGGGGCGGATGACGCTTGTCGAGCACCTTCGGGAGCTGCGGTCGCGTCTGATCAAGTCAGTCGTGGCCCTCCTGCTCGGCATGGTGGTGGCGTGGTACTTCCGCGAGGCCATCTTCGACCTGCTCTCGAAGCCCCTCGTGGCGGCCATGGAGCAGATCGCCGAGGAGAAGGGCGTCGACGCCAAGCTGAACTTCGGCGGTGCCGCCAGCCCGCTCATGATCATGCTCAAGATCTCGCTGGTGGCCGGCCTCGTGCTGTCGTGCCCGGTGTGGCTCTACCAGATCTGGGCGTTCATCGTCCCAGGGCTGCACCGGCACGAGCGCAAGTACACGTTGCTGTTCCTGGGTTCCTCGGCACCGCTGTTCGTCGGCGGCATCTTGCTCGGCTACTGGGTCCTGCCCAGAGGTCTGGAGGTCCTGCTCAGCTTCACCCCGCCCGGGAGCCTCTTCGAGAACATCCTCAACATCGAGGAGTTCCTCTCGTTCGTCCTGCGGGTGCTGGTCGTCTTCGGGGTGGCCTTCCTCATCCCGGTGTTCGTCGTGCTGCTCAACCTCGTCGGCGTCCTCACCGGTGAGCGAATCGGCAGGTGGCGGTCGCCGATCATCTTCTTCATCTTCGTGTTCGCGGCCGTCGCGACGCCGACCGTCGACCCGATCACGATGCTGCTGCTGGCCATCCCGATGTGCATGCTGTTCCTCGCCTCGGAGATCATCGCGAGGATGTTCGACCGGCGGCGTCGGGCCCGTCTCATCGCCCAGGGCATCGACATCGATGCCATTCAGAACGCCGGTAAGGTCGACGACTGACCGCCGGTGACCGCGACCGAAGCTGATCCCTCGCCGGTGCCGGGCGGTGGTGCTGTCCCCATCGACACCCGCCGGGCGCTACGCTCGCGGCGTGGCGCGTGAGATCGTCGTCCTCGTCAACCCGACGTCCGGGCGTGGACGTGGTGCCCGGTTGGCCGAACCTGTGACCGACCGGCTGCGTGAGGCTGGCCTCGACGCCCGGTGGGAGGCTGGTCGTGACGCGGCGGAGGCCGCGGACATGGCGCGGCGGGCCGTCGCCCGGGGCGTCGACGGCCTCGTCATCGTCGGCGGCGACGGAATGGTGCGGCTGGCCCTCGACGCGGTGGCGCAGACGTCGACACCACTGGGCGTGATTCCCGCGGGTACCGGGAACGACCTCGCCCGCGCGATCGGCATCCCCGTGCGGGACCCGCTCGCCGCCGCAGACATCGTCGTCGCCGGATTCACCCGCTCCCACGACCTGGGCCGCACCCCCGACGGGTGGTTCGCGACCGTGCTGTGCGCGGGATTCGACTCGCGAGTGGCCGAGCGTATGCAGACGATGACGTGGCCGCGCGGACGCATGCGCTACGACGTCGCCGTGCTCGCCGAGCTCGGCCGCTTCCGCACCCAGCACTTCGTCCTCGACCTGGACGGCGAGGAGGAGCACGCCAACGCGTTGCTCGTCGCGGTCGGCGTGACACGCTCCTACGGCGGAGGTCTGCGCATCTGCGAGGGCGCCGACCCGACCGACGGCATGCTCGACGTCACGGTCGTTGGCGCGATCCGCCGGCGGGAGCTCGTCTGGATGTTCCCCAAGCTCAGCAAGGGCACGCACGTCGGACATCCGGCGCTGACGACCTACCGCGCCAAGAAGGTCACCCTCTCGTCCGACGACGTGACCGCCTACGCCGACGGCGAGCCCGTGGCGCCGCTGCCGCTGACCGTCGAATGCGTGCCCGGAGCCCTCCAGGTCTTCGCCCCACCGCCGCCGGAGACGCGCTGACGCGCCTTCGGCTGCTCGACAACTTTGCTCCGCCAAACGGCCACGCACTGGGACGAATCAGGCGATGCGCGCGCAACCTCGCGACGGTGAGGGATGCCCACGCGAGCGCGGGGGAGCCAGGCCGTAGCCTGGGAGCCATGAGCTCACCCGCGGAGCGGTACGCCCGGTTCCGCGCCGACAACGGCACAAAGCTCCGGTCGTTTCGACAGCTCTACGCCTTCGACTTCGACCCGTTCCAGGTCAGGGCCTGTCAGGCGCTCGAAGCCGGCAAGGGGGTCCTGGTCGCCGCGCCGACGGGCTCCGGCAAGACCGTGGTGGGGGAGTTCGCCGTCCACCTGGCGCTCGAGGTCGGCGGCAAGTGCTTCTACACCACCCCCATCAAGGCGCTGTCGAACCAGAAGTACGTGGAGCTGGTCAACCGCTACGGCACGGACCAGGTGGGGCTGCTCACCGGCGACAACACGATCAACGGCGAGGCCCCGATCGTGGTCATGACCACCGAGGTGCTGCGCAACATGCTCTACGCCGGTTCCCCCACGTTGCTGGGGCTGGCGTACGTGGTCATGGACGAGGTCCACTACCTCGCCGACCCGTTTCGGGGCGCCACGTGGGAGGAGGTGATCATCCACCTCCCGGAGTCGGTGCAGGTCGTCTCCCTGTCGGCGACGGTCTCGAACGCCGAGGAGTTCGGTGAGTGGCTGGCCACCGTCCGCGGCGACACCGAAATCGTCGTCGAAGAGCGCCGTCCAGTGCCGCTGTACCAGCACGTGATGGTGGGCCGACGCCTGTACGACTTGTTCGCCGACACCGGCCACCCCGATGGACGGGCCAAGGTCAACCCGGAGCTGGAGCGCGTCGTGCGCGACCACTGGCGGTTCGCACGTCGCGACCAACGCGGGCCACGCCGCGGTCGCCAACCTCGCGGAAGCCGGATCGCCTACACCCCGACGCGCCCCCAGGTAGCGCGGAAGCTCGCGGCCGAGGGCCTCCTGCCGGCGATCATGTTCATCTTCAGCCGCCAGGGCTGCGACACCGCCGTCCTCCAGTGCCTCTACGAGGGGGTCCGCCTCACCACCCCCGCCGAGGCCGCCGAGATTCGCGACTTCGTCGAGGAGCGCTGCGCCGATCTGCCAGAGGAAGACCTCGACGTGCTCGGTTACGCCGAGTGGCTGGAAGGCCTCGAGCGCGGTGTCGCCGCGCACCACGCCGGCATGCTCCCCACGTTCAAAGAGGTCGTGGAGCACCTGTTCGCCCGAGGTCTGGTCAAGCTGGTCTTCGCGACCGAGACGCTCGCCCTCGGCATCAACATGCCGGCACGCTCGGTGGTCCTCGAGCGACTGGTCAAGTGGAACGGCCAGACGCATGCGCAGATCACGCCGGGGGAATACACCCAGCTCACGGGCCGCGCGGGCCGGCGAGGCATCGACGTCGAGGGGCACGGCGTGGTTCTGTGGCAGCCGGACCTGGATCCCACCGCGGTCGCCGGCCTGGCCTCCACCCGGACCTACCCGCTGCGGTCCAGCTTCCGACCCTCCTACAACATGGCAGTCAACCTGGTCCGGCAGTTCGGCCGAGACCGCGCCCGGGAGCTGCTGGAGTCCTCGTTCGCGCAGTTCCAGGCAGACCGCGCCGTCGTCGGTCTGGCTCGGCAGATCCGCCGCAACCAGGAGGCGCTCGACGGCTACCGGGAGGCGATGCGGTGCGACGCGGGCGACTTCCTGGAGTACGCCACCCTGCGCCGCCAGATCAAGGACCGCGAGAGCGACCTCGCCCGCCGCCGACGCGCCGACCGGCGCGCTGAGGTCGTGGGCTCGTTGGGCCGCCTGCGGCCCGGTGACGTGATCCAGGTGCCGGCGGGACGCCGGGCCGGCCTGGCGGTGGTGCTCGACGTGGGCCAGACCGCCCGCGGCGACGACCCGCGCCCGACCGTTCTCACCGCCGATCGGCGCGTGCGCCGACTGTCGCTGGTCGACTTTCCCTACCCGGTGCACCCGGTGCAGCGGCTGCGATTGCCGCGCTCGTTCAACCCGCGCAGCCCTCAG contains the following coding sequences:
- a CDS encoding FKBP-type peptidyl-prolyl cis-trans isomerase, whose translation is MRRLLALLFSSLVLVVAAGCGSSSDSSDSSGSPKPKTASLDSVKVTGAPDEKPKVGFQKPFSVTTTQSKVLRDGDGPTLKEGQQIVVDYVGINGRDQSEFDSSWQRGEPAAFSLKRGQLIDGFVTGLVGKSVGDRVLLAIPPEDGYGEQGNPQAGIEGTDTLLFVIDVRDAYTPLSKAEGEQVTPPEGLPTVDVDEKGIPSSVKVPKTDAPKELVAAPLIRGEGAKVTADSTVTLHYTAVNWRTGKEFDSTWKRGAFITLPLRQTPVKGLSEGLVDQTVGSRVLLVLPPDKGLGQDIPEADLKKTDTLVFVVDILHARQADAG
- a CDS encoding helix-turn-helix transcriptional regulator, which translates into the protein MTPRKSERLMNLVICLLVSRHFVPKAKLRQLVEDYRELSTEAFEKMFERDKEELRDLGIPIEVGPVSSSFDDEVGYRIRRSEFELPPLRFTAEEAAVLGLAARVWQHASLAEATSHAVLKLAADGADIDTTSLSVLEPRLPAGEPAFEPLWRAVRTRTVVTFHYRRPGASGPQPRTLEPWGILNWRGRWYVVGHDRDRQATRMFRLSRIVGPARLIGRPNAFVVPEGVDIRAEAARLSLPEEQRRLARIRVRAGACYSLRRRAQSVTSDGPDWDIVEVPFHDTVALVEEVAGYAADAVALDPPDVRESVIQHLKGLLVEAAP
- a CDS encoding helix-turn-helix transcriptional regulator; this translates as MTPRQSTGGAKAQVRRLLALLPYLLAHPGARVADVARVFGISEKQLVADLGVLWFCGLPGMMPGDYIEVDMDAVHGEGVIHVSNADYLARPLRLSADEALGLLVALRVLREMGRESERELVDRVIARLEEAVGHGDNAVDKVAVRLDSVEDPAIRTAVRDALDQKRRLHLRYWVPARDETTERDVDPMRLVLADGWTYLEGWCHKAKDVRLFRLDRMVEARVLDEPASPPPDARPRDLSHGAFQPSAATAMATLELDPSAAWVAEYYPCEEVTEAADGSLRVRLRVADPRWLRRLALRLGGSARIVEPAELADAVRADAARALEAYGSV
- a CDS encoding Sec-independent protein translocase subunit TatA/TatB translates to MPNLGPTELIIIGVVLVLLFGATRLPQTAKGLGQALKIFKKEIRDDDEPKATAPAVEPQPINQAGTATSTQQTQAQSVNDSQ
- the tatC gene encoding twin-arginine translocase subunit TatC encodes the protein MSLSLPRLRVGRSRKPPPDPEGRMTLVEHLRELRSRLIKSVVALLLGMVVAWYFREAIFDLLSKPLVAAMEQIAEEKGVDAKLNFGGAASPLMIMLKISLVAGLVLSCPVWLYQIWAFIVPGLHRHERKYTLLFLGSSAPLFVGGILLGYWVLPRGLEVLLSFTPPGSLFENILNIEEFLSFVLRVLVVFGVAFLIPVFVVLLNLVGVLTGERIGRWRSPIIFFIFVFAAVATPTVDPITMLLLAIPMCMLFLASEIIARMFDRRRRARLIAQGIDIDAIQNAGKVDD
- a CDS encoding diacylglycerol kinase, which gives rise to MAREIVVLVNPTSGRGRGARLAEPVTDRLREAGLDARWEAGRDAAEAADMARRAVARGVDGLVIVGGDGMVRLALDAVAQTSTPLGVIPAGTGNDLARAIGIPVRDPLAAADIVVAGFTRSHDLGRTPDGWFATVLCAGFDSRVAERMQTMTWPRGRMRYDVAVLAELGRFRTQHFVLDLDGEEEHANALLVAVGVTRSYGGGLRICEGADPTDGMLDVTVVGAIRRRELVWMFPKLSKGTHVGHPALTTYRAKKVTLSSDDVTAYADGEPVAPLPLTVECVPGALQVFAPPPPETR
- a CDS encoding DEAD/DEAH box helicase — encoded protein: MSSPAERYARFRADNGTKLRSFRQLYAFDFDPFQVRACQALEAGKGVLVAAPTGSGKTVVGEFAVHLALEVGGKCFYTTPIKALSNQKYVELVNRYGTDQVGLLTGDNTINGEAPIVVMTTEVLRNMLYAGSPTLLGLAYVVMDEVHYLADPFRGATWEEVIIHLPESVQVVSLSATVSNAEEFGEWLATVRGDTEIVVEERRPVPLYQHVMVGRRLYDLFADTGHPDGRAKVNPELERVVRDHWRFARRDQRGPRRGRQPRGSRIAYTPTRPQVARKLAAEGLLPAIMFIFSRQGCDTAVLQCLYEGVRLTTPAEAAEIRDFVEERCADLPEEDLDVLGYAEWLEGLERGVAAHHAGMLPTFKEVVEHLFARGLVKLVFATETLALGINMPARSVVLERLVKWNGQTHAQITPGEYTQLTGRAGRRGIDVEGHGVVLWQPDLDPTAVAGLASTRTYPLRSSFRPSYNMAVNLVRQFGRDRARELLESSFAQFQADRAVVGLARQIRRNQEALDGYREAMRCDAGDFLEYATLRRQIKDRESDLARRRRADRRAEVVGSLGRLRPGDVIQVPAGRRAGLAVVLDVGQTARGDDPRPTVLTADRRVRRLSLVDFPYPVHPVQRLRLPRSFNPRSPQHRRDLAATLRARVPEEPRVRRPAAPSPAADDAELHRLRAALRAHPCHSCPDREEHARWAERYLRLQRETEALQRRVDHRSNTIARQFDRVCQVLDELEYLDGDRTTPAGDRLARIYSELDLVAAECLRQGVWDGLEPAELAACLSALVYESRTPDDVGPPKLPGGPAKTALGDLVRIWGDLDALEDDFQLDFLREPDLGFAWAAYRWASGASLTEVLEESGQAAGDFVRWVKQILDLADQIADAAGEGPVRRTARVVADVMRRGVVAYASVGSDD